In a genomic window of Quercus lobata isolate SW786 chromosome 4, ValleyOak3.0 Primary Assembly, whole genome shotgun sequence:
- the LOC115986227 gene encoding serine/threonine-protein kinase-like protein CCR4, giving the protein MSFFPPARSQSDISENFTMTSTNPSISASPIPYGHTSTNQNSIVSFFSPARSSSVSENHYEIIFPNPSIPTNGPTSLSISLLFPPTMSETETYGSSSESNETQFSYSIMSFFPPARSQSDISDNFTMISTNPSMSASPIHTIEAETFLEYFSLQMLLEATNNFSEDHKIPTSSFGSVYRATLDDGREVAIKRAEIAMFKPCVSKHYSVLKTLSRLSHKNLVPFLGFCGDDNDELVLVYDYMRNGSLHDHLHKLSTPLKSWVARIKVALDVARGIEYLHIYAIPPTYMQFHQSYMAISSTVGYMDPECHWLQQLTTKSDVYGFGVLLLQMLSGYNTIHFDINGVPWNVVDFVVPYIVQDKIYRVLDPKVPTPTPVVIDALAYVGYLAVDCVSPDGLNRPSMTEIAKSLQRALDVCLEFFANNSSDTGSWIRNGTTNPNPDFPKQLSFASLFPAYNSDTETDASSESNEIPPKLALYSNFIMSFFLARSQSDSSSSENYEIIPTDPLLSKSPTCII; this is encoded by the exons ATGTCATTCTTCCCACCAGCCAGGTCTCAATCAGACAtttctgaaaattttacaatgaCTTCGACTAATCCTTCCATATCAGCTAGCCCAATTCCATACGGTCATACTTCGACTAATCAAAATTCCATAGTGTCATTCTTCTCACCGGCCAGGTCTAGTAGTGTTTCCGAAAATCATTATGAAATAATATTTCCAAATCCTTCCATACCAACTAATGGACCAACAAGTCTTTCCATTTCATTACTCTTCCCACCCACCATGTCTGAGACTGAAACATATGGCAGTTCTTCAGAATCCAACGAAACACAATTCTCTTATTCCATAATGTCATTCTTCCCACCAGCCAGGTCTCAATCAGACATCTCTGACAATTTTACAATGATTTCAACTAATCCTTCCATGTCAGCTAGCCCAATACACACAATCGAAGCAGAAACCttcttagaatatttttctttgcaaatgCTACTTGAAGCCACTAACAACTTCTCAGAAGATCACAAAATTCCAACTAGTAGCTTTGGCTCAGTCTACCGTGCAACTTTAGATGACGGCCGAGAAGTGGCTATAAAGCGTGCTGAAATTGCAATGTTTAAACCATGTGTGAGCAAGCACTACAGTGTATTGAAAACTTTGTCCCGCCTTAGTCACAAGAATCTTGTTCCCTTCTTGGGATTTTGTGGGGATGATAATGATGAGCTTGTATTGGTCTATGATTACATGAGAAATGGTAGCCTTCATGACCATCTTCATAAGCTTAGTACTCCCCTAAAGTCATGGGTTGCCCGGATTAAAGTGGCACTAGACGTAGCTAGAGGCATTGAGTACCTGCACATATATGCAATTCCACCAACATATATGCAATTCCACCAATCATACATGGCGATATCAA GCACTGTTGGATACATGGACCCTGAGTGCCATTGGCTTCAACAGTTGACAACTAAAAGTGATGTGTATGGCTTTGGAGTATTATTGCTACAAATGTTGTCCGGGTACAACACAATTCATTTTGATATAAATGGTGTGCCATGGAATGTAGTTGATTTTGTAGTTCCATACATTGTCCAAGATAAAATTTACAGGGTTTTGGACCCAAAAGTACCAACACCTACCCCAGTTGTAATAGACGCACTGGCATATGTTGGGTATCTAGCAGTGGATTGTGTAAGTCCGGACGGTCTTAATCGCCCCTCAATGACTGAGATTGCAAAAAGCCTACAAAGAGCCTTGGACGTGTGTTTAG AATTTTTTGCCAACAACAGCTCAGACACTGGTAGCTGGATAAGGAATGgaacaacaaatccaaatccagaCTTCCCTAAGCAGCTTTCATTTGCATCACTCTTCCCAGCCTACAACTCTGACACTGAAACTGATGCTAGTTCAGAATCCAACGAAATACCTCCAAAATTAGCTCTTTATTCCAATTTTATAATGTCGTTCTTTTTAGCCAGGTCTCAATCAGACAGTAGTAGTtctgaaaattatgaaataattccCACTGATCCTCTATTATCAAAAAGCCCTACATGCATAATCTAA
- the LOC115984244 gene encoding probable serine/threonine-protein kinase PIX13 — protein sequence MRKHQVDSEFVANNSHRGSTVREERSESLAEYSVFPSANSEFGSFSLIRNGTNPDFPISIPSIFPAINIDSENDGSSESNETSPRFSHNSNSIVSLFPPARSATDSPENYEIIITSFSIPLIFPPTISETETNDSCSDSNQSPREQFSCSSLFPPARSETDSSSSKNDEIILGQILPTPNLRIFSFTELKVATKNFSPDTVLGEGGFGQVFKGWLKDKGQSKSGNRMVIAVKKLNPESLKGFREWQSEVNFLGRLSHPNLIKLLGYCREDRELLLIYEFMQKGSLENHLFGRGSAIRPFPWDIRLKIAIGAARGLAFLHTCDEQIIYGDLKASNILLDGSYTAKISDFGFAKLGPSASHANVITRVIDTYGYAAPEYFATGHLYVKSDVYSFGVVLVEILTGLRVLDTNRPRGKHYLVNWIKPYLSEIRKLEQIMDSRLGGKYPSKAAFHISQLALKCLAAEPKLRPSMKEVLEKLEWFEAANERPREPRNHASHPMVHRQGQQPLHHRSPLHPRLDGNPAYQNSSQVR from the exons ATGAGGAAGCACCAAGTTGATTCAG AATTTGTTGCCAACAACTCGCACCGTGGTAGTACAGTAAGGGAAGAAAGAAGTGAATCACTAGCAGAGTACTCTGTTTTCCCATCAGCCAACTCAGAGTTCGGTAGTTTTAGTTTAATAAGGAATGGAACAAATCCAGACTTCCCTATTTCTATTCCATCAATCTTTCCAGCCATTAACATAGATAGTGAAAATGATGGTAGTTCAGAATCCAACGAAACATCTCCAAGATTCTCTCATAATTCCAATTCCATAGTTTCATTATTTCCACCAGCCAGGTCTGCTACAGACAGTCCTGAAAATTATGAGATaataattacaagtttttccATTCCATTAATATTCCCACCCACCATTTCTGAGACTGAGACCAACGATAGTTGTTCAGATTCTAACCAATCACCTCGGGAACAATTCTCTTGTTCGTCACTATTCCCACCAGCCAGGTCTGAAACAGACAGCAGTAGCTCCAAAAATGATGAAATAATCCTTGGTCAAATCTTGCCCACCCCAAACTTGAGGATCTTCAGTTTTACAGAATTAAAGGTTGCAACCaagaattttagtcctgatACAGTACTTGGTGAGGGAGGATTTGGGCAGGTTTTTAAGGGTTGGCTCAAGGATAAGGGCCAATCCAAGAGTGGAAATAGGATGGTAATTGCTGTCAAAAAATTGAACCCCGAGAGCTTGAAAGGATTTCGGGAGTGGCAG TCAGAGGTGAATTTCTTAGGAAGGCTCTCTCATCCGAACCTAATCAAGCTGTTAGGCTACTGCAGGGAGGACAGAGAGTTACTCCTCATTTATGAATTCATGCAGAAAGGCAGCCTAGAAAACCATTTGTTTGGAA GGGGGTCAGCTATTCGGCCATTTCCATGGGATATACGGCTTAAGATTGCAATTGGAGCAGCTCGAGGCCTGGCATTTTTGCACACATGTGATGAGCAAATTATTTATGGAGATTTGAAGGCCTCCAATATACTGCTGGATGGG TCCTATACTGCCAAGATATCAGACTTTGGCTTCGCGAAGTTGGGTCCATCAGCTAGTCATGCAAATGTGATAACACGAGTAATTGACACGTATGGTTATGCAGCTCCAGAGTATTTTGCCACAG GGCATTTGTACGTCAAGAGCGACGTGTATAGTTTTGGTGTTGTTTTAGTTGAGATACTAACAGGTTTACGGGTACTTGATACAAATCGTCCAAGAGGGAAACATTATCTGGTTAATTGGATCAAACCATACCTATCAGAAATAAGAAAGTTGGAACAAATCATGGACTCCCGGTTGGGGGGAAAATATCCATCCAAGGCTGCATTCCATATATCTCAGCTTGCTCTAAAGTGCCTTGCAGCTGAACCTAAGCTTCGACCATCAATGAAAgaagttttagaaaaattggAATGGTTTGAAGCTGCCAATGAAAGACCAAGGGAGCCTAGAAATCATGCTAGTCATCCTATGGTTCATCGACAAGGCCAGCAGCCTTTGCACCATCGTTCTCCACTTCATCCTAGACTGGATGGAAATCCAGCCTACCAAAATTCCTCCCAAGTAAGGTGA